In one Spirosoma rigui genomic region, the following are encoded:
- a CDS encoding efflux RND transporter periplasmic adaptor subunit, protein MKSALYLALLFGLTAVACAHRTEGISPTYQSLTEAVYASGNIYPRNEYYVTADATGVLQQRLVNEGDSIRKNQLLFVLESTSQDARQQAAANAYRQAQANLGAGSPVLAELDVQVRNARVRLNNDSINYNRFRELYAQNATSRAELERAELAYTLSRNNLRAQQNTLRRNRDQIRLDVANNRSQLVSSEVAGNNTRVRSFVDGKVYEVYKDPGEVIRPGEQLALVGSGSRLYAQLAVDESDFGRIRPGQDVVIKTDAFPDKVLNAKVRKIYPKLNRTDQSFRVDAEFVGDSPASYYGLTVEANIIISQNKRVLTIPKSYVFGTDSVWVEQDGKKQKVRFQKGAENFDLVEVKGGLHEQSKLIAIE, encoded by the coding sequence ATGAAATCTGCCCTGTATCTGGCTCTATTGTTCGGCCTGACCGCCGTAGCCTGCGCCCACCGCACCGAAGGCATCTCCCCTACCTACCAGTCTCTGACCGAAGCCGTCTACGCATCGGGAAACATTTACCCGCGCAACGAGTACTACGTTACGGCCGACGCAACGGGCGTGCTGCAACAGCGCCTTGTCAACGAAGGCGATTCCATTCGCAAGAATCAGCTCTTGTTCGTGCTGGAAAGCACCAGCCAGGATGCCCGCCAGCAGGCAGCCGCCAACGCCTACCGGCAGGCACAGGCCAACCTCGGCGCGGGTTCGCCCGTGCTGGCTGAGCTGGATGTTCAGGTGCGTAACGCGCGGGTCCGGCTTAACAATGATTCCATCAACTACAACCGTTTCCGGGAGCTATACGCCCAGAACGCTACGTCCCGCGCCGAACTCGAACGGGCCGAACTGGCCTACACACTTTCGCGAAATAACCTCCGGGCGCAGCAAAATACGCTCCGGCGCAACCGCGATCAGATCCGGCTGGACGTGGCCAACAACCGGAGTCAGCTGGTCAGTTCAGAAGTAGCGGGCAACAATACCCGCGTCCGCAGCTTCGTGGATGGTAAGGTCTACGAAGTTTACAAAGACCCGGGCGAGGTGATCCGGCCGGGCGAGCAACTGGCACTGGTGGGCAGCGGCAGCCGGTTATACGCCCAGCTGGCCGTCGACGAAAGCGACTTTGGGCGGATCAGACCGGGACAGGACGTAGTGATCAAAACCGATGCATTTCCCGACAAAGTCCTCAACGCCAAAGTGCGCAAGATCTACCCGAAACTGAACCGGACCGATCAGTCGTTCCGGGTCGATGCGGAGTTTGTGGGCGACAGTCCGGCCTCGTATTACGGTCTCACCGTTGAAGCGAACATCATTATCAGCCAGAATAAACGGGTACTTACTATCCCGAAATCCTACGTTTTCGGAACCGACAGCGTGTGGGTTGAACAGGATGGTAAAAAACAAAAGGTACGCTTTCAAAAAGGGGCCGAAAACTTCGACCTAGTTGAAGTGAAAGGCGGACTACACGAACAGTCTAAATTAATTGCGATCGAGTGA
- a CDS encoding ABC transporter ATP-binding protein produces the protein MATVLSARHLNKYFYDPDKFQVLKDITFDVQAGEFLAIVGKSGCGKSTLLYLLSTMDTDYDGEVDMAGTHLTGRSQDFLAKFRNEHLGFVFQFHFLLPEFSVLQNVMLPGLKLGKYPTSEIEERAMEKLRLIGMSEYARKPASKLSGGQQQRVAIARALINDPTIIMGDEPTGNLDRANSENVFGIFRDLAAQGQTIIAVTHDPDFAAGTDRVIEMSDGMIINGHEHKI, from the coding sequence ATGGCTACTGTTCTTTCGGCGCGGCACCTCAACAAGTACTTTTACGACCCGGATAAATTTCAGGTGTTGAAAGACATTACGTTTGACGTACAGGCGGGCGAATTCCTCGCGATTGTGGGGAAGTCCGGCTGTGGCAAATCAACGCTGCTTTACCTGCTGTCGACGATGGATACCGACTACGATGGCGAGGTCGACATGGCCGGCACCCACCTGACGGGGCGTAGTCAGGATTTTCTGGCTAAGTTTCGCAACGAGCATCTGGGTTTTGTGTTCCAGTTTCATTTTTTGCTGCCCGAATTTTCGGTTTTGCAGAACGTCATGCTGCCGGGGCTTAAGCTCGGCAAGTACCCAACCAGTGAGATTGAAGAACGGGCGATGGAAAAACTGCGGTTGATTGGCATGAGCGAGTACGCCCGCAAGCCGGCCAGTAAACTGTCGGGTGGTCAGCAGCAGCGGGTGGCCATTGCCCGGGCGCTCATCAACGACCCCACCATAATTATGGGCGACGAACCAACGGGCAACCTGGACCGGGCTAATTCAGAAAACGTGTTCGGTATCTTCCGCGACCTGGCGGCCCAGGGCCAGACCATCATTGCGGTTACCCACGACCCGGATTTTGCCGCCGGAACGGATCGTGTCATTGAGATGAGTGACGGCATGATCATTAACGGCCATGAACATAAAATTTAA
- a CDS encoding ABC transporter permease yields MDLHIAAQIARTHLLAKKRQTLVAMLGVTFGIAMFITMISFMQGVNQFLEDSALDASPHIRIYNEVNTQRPGLIDALHPAGFNVIYHQKPKSESKKLKSGLIMAQRIEREPGVLGVSPQVATQVFYNNGPIQLSGTISGVDIDRENHLYKLTTRLKSGSLNTLKTNPDGLIMGSVLARKLNVQTGDKVTVTLPGGGTRILRVVGTFGFGVGTVDNTKSYANLSTVQEILQRDPSYITDIHVKMVDPLQAIPFGKKLRAMYGYYTEDWATANTAILAGEKIRNMLTYVVSITLLVVAGFGIYNIMNMTVINKIKDIAILKATGFDGKDIVAIFLLQALFIGLTGGLLGLGIGFGLSYLLSITPFDAGDFLSIKTFPVIFALKYYGMGLLFGVITTVLAGYFPSRKAAQVDPVSILRG; encoded by the coding sequence ATGGATCTACACATTGCAGCTCAGATTGCCAGGACGCACTTGCTGGCCAAGAAGCGGCAGACGCTCGTTGCCATGCTTGGGGTGACGTTTGGGATTGCCATGTTCATTACGATGATTTCGTTCATGCAGGGGGTGAATCAGTTTCTGGAAGATTCAGCCCTCGACGCCAGCCCCCATATCCGGATCTACAACGAGGTCAACACGCAGCGGCCCGGCCTGATCGATGCGCTCCACCCGGCCGGGTTTAACGTCATTTACCACCAGAAACCAAAAAGTGAGTCGAAGAAGCTCAAAAGTGGCCTGATCATGGCCCAGCGGATCGAACGCGAACCCGGGGTGCTGGGCGTATCACCCCAGGTTGCTACCCAGGTGTTCTACAACAACGGCCCCATTCAACTATCGGGTACTATTTCGGGCGTGGACATCGACCGGGAAAACCACTTGTACAAGCTCACAACCCGCCTTAAGTCGGGCAGCCTGAATACACTCAAGACCAACCCCGACGGTCTAATCATGGGTTCGGTGCTGGCCCGTAAGCTGAACGTGCAGACCGGCGATAAGGTGACCGTTACCCTGCCCGGTGGCGGTACGCGAATTTTGCGGGTGGTGGGTACGTTTGGCTTTGGCGTTGGTACCGTCGACAATACCAAAAGCTACGCCAATCTATCGACCGTGCAGGAAATTCTGCAACGCGACCCTAGTTACATAACCGACATCCACGTTAAAATGGTCGATCCGTTGCAGGCGATCCCGTTCGGCAAAAAACTCCGTGCCATGTACGGCTATTATACCGAAGACTGGGCTACGGCGAACACGGCGATTCTGGCGGGCGAAAAAATCAGGAACATGCTTACCTACGTTGTTTCCATCACGCTGCTGGTGGTAGCTGGGTTCGGCATCTACAACATCATGAACATGACGGTCATCAATAAGATCAAAGACATTGCCATATTGAAAGCAACGGGGTTTGACGGCAAGGACATTGTCGCCATTTTCCTGCTGCAGGCCTTGTTCATTGGCCTAACCGGTGGTTTGCTGGGTCTCGGTATCGGGTTTGGCTTGAGTTACCTGCTATCAATTACCCCATTCGACGCGGGTGATTTCCTGAGCATCAAAACGTTCCCGGTCATTTTTGCGCTCAAATACTACGGCATGGGCTTGTTGTTCGGGGTTATCACGACCGTGCTGGCGGGTTACTTCCCCTCCCGTAAAGCCGCGCAGGTCGACCCGGTATCAATCCTGCGTGGCTAG
- a CDS encoding sensor histidine kinase, with protein MNIKFNRYVEILLLWTALGGVAARQWLIPTISWQLQTFLFLMSFVMLNLVWIFHYQFNEWLNQRLPFEKNVRWRVAVQVLGGWTIVKTVALVTGYFVATQFLPPVLTMLNKFSFIIIGMMIFLVNTVICLGFIASHLLKRWQENALRTAQLEKEKVQVQLDSLKNQVSPHFLFNSLSSLDSLIDDNPVLARQFLQQLSKVFRYVLQHKEKALVPLETELDFIKNYISLLHTRFDAMLIVQCRVDDDALDKQIVPVTLQILIENAIKHNVISEAHPLRITISTAHGYLDVSNPIQRKRQVATSNGQGLENLKLLYTYLSAQAVDVVETDGLFSVRVPLLVRDDMGTTRINDPFHDHFTN; from the coding sequence ATGAACATAAAATTTAACAGATACGTCGAAATTCTGCTGTTATGGACCGCGCTGGGTGGTGTTGCCGCCCGCCAGTGGCTCATTCCGACCATTTCCTGGCAACTCCAGACATTTCTCTTCCTGATGTCGTTCGTCATGCTGAATCTGGTCTGGATCTTCCATTACCAGTTCAACGAGTGGTTAAACCAGCGGCTTCCCTTCGAGAAAAATGTTCGCTGGCGGGTAGCGGTGCAGGTGCTGGGGGGGTGGACCATTGTCAAGACGGTTGCGCTGGTGACCGGGTACTTCGTGGCTACGCAGTTTCTGCCGCCTGTACTGACGATGCTCAATAAGTTCTCGTTCATTATCATCGGCATGATGATTTTTCTGGTCAACACGGTCATTTGCCTCGGCTTCATTGCCAGCCACCTCCTGAAACGCTGGCAGGAAAACGCCCTCCGGACGGCCCAGCTGGAAAAAGAGAAGGTGCAGGTTCAGCTCGACAGCCTCAAGAATCAGGTCAGTCCCCATTTTCTGTTCAACAGCCTGTCCTCACTCGACAGCCTTATCGATGATAATCCCGTATTGGCCCGCCAGTTTCTGCAACAGTTGTCGAAGGTGTTCCGCTACGTATTACAGCATAAAGAAAAGGCGCTGGTCCCCCTGGAAACCGAGCTGGATTTTATCAAAAACTACATTTCGCTCCTCCACACCCGATTCGACGCGATGCTGATTGTGCAGTGCCGGGTCGACGACGATGCGCTCGACAAACAGATCGTACCTGTTACCCTACAGATTCTGATCGAGAATGCCATCAAGCACAACGTCATCAGTGAGGCCCACCCCCTCCGGATAACCATCAGTACCGCCCATGGCTACCTGGACGTGTCTAACCCCATTCAGCGCAAACGGCAGGTGGCCACTTCCAACGGACAGGGCCTGGAAAACTTAAAGCTGCTATACACGTACCTGAGTGCGCAGGCTGTCGATGTCGTCGAGACCGATGGTCTATTCAGCGTACGGGTGCCGCTACTGGTGCGGGACGATATGGGCACAACCCGGATAAACGATCCTTTCCATGACCATTTTACTAATTGA